A region of the Primulina eburnea isolate SZY01 chromosome 7, ASM2296580v1, whole genome shotgun sequence genome:
TTTAGGGATTTGGATAAGTTCTGTCAAGAACTTATAGAAGATCATCTTGACCCAAAGAGGCCTAAATCAATGGATGGTGACATTCTTGATTTGTTGATTGGGTTGAAACAAGGCGGGGCCACTTCGGTTCATCTTGAATGGGAAAACATCAAGGGAATCCTTATCGTATGAATAAATTATACCCTCATATTCAAATTTGAAATCTTCCTAGAGGGAAAAATATTGTGATGTTTAACAGTCTGCTATGATTAAAACTGACTCTTTGAATAGTACTACTTTCATTTCTCTAAGAAGAATTACTGACTAGTTATTATTTGATTACAGGATATATTTATAGCTGGAACAGAAACAAGTGCAACACTGATTGTTTGGGCAATGACATCTCTGATGAAGACGCCCCGCGCAATGAAGAAAGCACAAGAGGAAGTTCGAAACTTAGTAGACAACAAAGGCGCTGTGGATGAAGATGATGTCCCAAATCTTCCTTATTTAAAAGCAATCATCAAAGAAACATTAAGATTGTTTCCTCCCGCTCCACTCTCAATCCCAAGGGAAACCATAGAAAGATGCACCATAGATGGATATGAAATCCGACCAAAAACCGTAGTTTATGTGAATGTTCACGCAATCGGCTTAGACCCCGAATACTGGGAAAATCCCACTGAATTCAACCCCGATCGATTCTTGGACAGTACGATAGATTACAGAGGGCAAGATTTTGGGTTGCTTCCATTCGGATCGGGTCGAAGAGGATGCCCTGGAATCAATATGGGAATCGCAATCGTGGAGCTAGCACTTGCCAATCTTCTTTACACATTCGACTGGGAGTTGCCCAttggaatgaagaaagaagaCATCGACATGGAGACATCACCTGGAATTACTGTTGCCAAGAAAAATGATCTTTGCCTTGTTGGTAAGTGCCATACTTATAAGTACCAAAATCATGTGAATCATGAATGGTTAaagtttttataataattattgcATATATAATAAAATGCTTCAAGCTTTGTagcacaacaacaaaataaatgtttAGTAGAGACATAACGTGTCTATAATGTTAGCGTAGATATCCTATAAGCCAATGGTTGGCTAAAAAATTaattgactcagttgtaatacacggtctttattttaatataatttacatttCATGGTTTCATTTactttatttgtatactcatTCAATCGATGTAGATAAAGactttgattatactttaatacaaataaataatatttcgatcttgaaactcatttgttgtatattctaaatttgttcctaattgattcagccacctaaaaataaggataaaggtcgcttgatcTTGAGACTACCATCTGTGATGTTTGTGTACCGTGTTTCATAGTAAGGACATAGAGATCTCCAATCATGCATATGTGTAATCATATGATGATATTACCAAACAACCCTCCCttgaactttccaagtggttatcattcaccGAGAGGAAAAgctcgtggttatgattgtacatcattCGTCCTTACGACCCATGATAACACTAAGGCTCTACATACTAGGATTTTTTTGGCTCGTTTACCAACTCCGCGAGGATCACGAGGTGGTGAGGTTGGGTGCAATTGCGACATGTGTAGGAGCCAATGCATTATAGTCAAGAATTCACTGTTCACCTaagggtgtggatatcctatgcaAACTAAGGAAATAGTAGTGCATTAAATATCTGACCATAGTGTAAGATCTACATTAGGGACAAGAGTTCTCTAGTTGttcatgcgatgccactatgaATGTGACGCCCcaggacgggggttggttgacaccggcgttgctctcaaatttacattcgaaaaaaACAAGCCTAAGAAGCCAAAATTcataaaccagtcttttattcataataatcattGTCTGATACAAACTCAATGACAAATGTTTTACAATGGAAGTGTAAAACAAAACCTAACATTGtcttaacagatgcagcggaattTAAATACATAAATCAGAACTGAGAAAAATAacaatcttcttcaccagccccagaactgatgttgttcttcttcttctaacaattcttcctcgttcttatctgagatggatttggtgggtgagtgatatggttgtcactcagtaagcggggacgggaataactcccagttttcgaaatcattttcaacagaaacagtaatacgaataatatacagaaactcttatttcagaacagaaatcagtattcagtattcagtaatccgtaatcagtaatcagaaaTTTATCAAGTAAGCACTCAGCACGtttgtgaatttcatggctaaactgatatcagtcccctatatgttctctcttctaaggggtgaggccagtaatcagtaatcagaatTCAGTTTTGTTCAGAATATATTACTACCATTAGATCACTAATTTTCAATGCTTCAAAAATCAGATCTCAGAAATCAAGAATACTTTGCTTTAAAACAGAAATCATCAAACGGTTTTCAAGATAATTATACATAAGCCCGCTTACAATAATTTGCTAGAATATTTCAGTTGAAGTCTAGAATCTTCTGTTCTTGCTACTGGTTTCTACTGCTCGAAAATAAGCACTCTCTTAACTCGAAAATTCAAGTGATAGCTTaagatttgtgtaacaccaatCAGAGACGTGaggtgttatttataggcaaatTTCTGACTGTTGGCCTCCCAAataatggccataatctgccattaatagcctttattccatgttaaatgcttcagttacaagtcataAGCTGAATCAGTAATTGTCTGCTGGActctcgctcttctgctgctggattttaGCTGTTGTATGCTGCTGGATTCTACtctgctggaaaaataccagcttctgaaatattagcttCTGCTGGAAATTGTTAGCTTTTGGAATTGTTAGCTTCTGCTAACTTCTGCTAAATGATAGCTACTGCTGGAATGGGGGTTCTCACAATGAATATTTAATGAATGTATCACATAGCTATCGAATCTAATATACAACCCTCTATGAACCAATAGTTGCATATTCGATTGAGATATATGAGATAAAAGGATTTTATTGTATGTTAATTACAACtaattggttcttgcaggcactatcagtaaTACCTAGGGTGAAACATCCAAtacttgttttttttaaaatgtactagaattttttttgttttctaaaTCATTCGGCTgaaccacacacacacacacacacacacacacacacacacacacacacacatatatatatatatatatatatatatatatatatatatatatatatatatatattttgcactgtttaaaaataaactcaccaactaattatttgaaaattccaaaaatacaattcaaaacatgaaaacGTAAATCGTCAACTAAACTTAAAACtagcatttttcaaaataaagtataaaCTCTTGAATCCTCTCAAAACTACTCAAAATCATCAAAAGTAATAAAATCTTTAAAGAAATCTTTAAATCTTaaacgtaatgcggaaaactaGCAAAGGTCCTCGCGTTATGTGCATCATCAATCCAGCTAgctcaaccatcaagtcctgtatcaaaatcatgctcacctgcatcgatcacacctagtgagtctaatgactccgCAAACCTTAATCATGATAACAAGTAGTACATATACAATCCCATgtatcaataaaatatttttactaaaaatagcttttcatgaatATGCAAAACTGTAAACCTTTCATCATAAGAATTTCCTCTCATCATATgcgtatacattttctttttattgaattcggatcgttaattgtgacttcgtTTCAGCTGTAGGTCGATGGaaccatctacgtataaccatggtaccaggcaacagggacatcaatgacactctcacccatcaactgagctttggccttacatatcatcatatccttTCGAttgaaatacgatcgtcggtcTCATGTAAACggactccctctggggccttttccctcacgaatCACAATATCACCAATCATATCAATCTATGTCACAATCAAGTCACCTCCTtcaatttttcattattttcatcacttataaaaattcatgcacacacacacacacacacacacacacacacacatatatatatatatatatatatatatatatatatatatatatatatatcatttttcatTGAAAACCAAGCTTGCAACTCGTCTTTTAGTATTAGCGTTTCATcgcaaaatttcataaacacttaaaataaacattttaccattcattacagcattcagggcaatgccaggacgtctaacatttttcaggtgtaaaatgaccgttttccCCCTGAAATCCTAATTTTCCCAATTTATCCTTAGACCTTCAAATGATGACCCAAATTcatccaaacttaacataaTATCTTAAAATATACGCATaaagatttcttagacgtaaacttacGTTCCTCGACTAATTTCCAAATTCGTTTTAAAGCTTAATCATACGCCTCGGTTTTACTAATTGAcccaaaacttaaccaaacatTATCAAACTTGAACCATATCTTATTAACACTTAACCATATCTTATACAACCCAAATAAATTCAATTAAAACCCTTGAACAAGCCTAGACTAGCCACTGAATTTTCTACCCTTAGTTTTTGAAACCCTAGCCATAACCAACAAGACTAGCCCCTAAGCAGCCTTCATAGGACCAAGACCGAGCCCTAGACGAGCTATTAGACCGGACCTAAAGAGCTAAACCCTTGCAGCCCTAAACATGTTGGAAAAACATCTCTTCAAGTAACCCTATGGACCCTTAACATGTTGGAAAAATATCCCTTCAAGTAaccctaccatggcagccccttcgtGGATCATAAGCTAgagttttaaaagatgaaaactctagttttgttcatgttatgccataaaaacgaaaatatacaAACTGTATCATGTTTTTTATGCAATCATGTatcaaaacatataatatggtgtgaaagatgagtgaaggaagattaaggcgtgtctttgcgtattttacgcacgaAAAGCGATTTGCGATGCGAGGGACGTTGACGGAGAGGAACCTTACTGAATTTTCCCTTCAAATTTCGTGACCGCCTTCTCAAAAAACGTGACGTGTGTGGCATGTTGCTGCTTTTGGGTGAGTCCTAGTATGTTTCTAGGTGAGTGGCGTGTGTTTTGTGTGTGTATAGGTAGGGTTTTGGGGCATTGTTTGCTATTTAAAATACATGACAGAAGTTTAGGCCCATTATCCTAGTATAATAGGCTCATTAGGCCCATTACatagtaaataaaatattttgtttagggaAGTTTTCGAAAAAATTAGCCAAGTTCCCAAAAAGTCTTTATTTTCGTCGAAAATCGATTACCGGTTAAAAATACGATTTGGCACGTAAAAACACTTCAAAACCCTCATTTTCGAAATTAATACATaaaatataccatatattaaataattaaaaataatcatttaataaaatatatttcctTATGGTCCTCGATCTCGGTTCTTCGATCgcatctcgaataacctttaaaaacacTGTTTTATGCGTTCTAGTAGAAACTACCTtttaaacatgtgaacatgcacaccatatttaattcatccaattaaaaaaatttaattagccattttctttttttcctagatttgcatacaGTTGGATTACATTATCGCATTTTGGATTTTACAATTCCTCCCACCCTTAaatgaaatttcgtcctcgaattTAAAACTTACCAAATAACTTCAGGTAGAGACTCCTCATGTTTTTCTCGGTTTCCTAAGTAGATTCTTCCTCCGAGTGATTTAGCCACTTGACTTGGACCATTTGAATAACTTTGTTTCGGAGACTTCTTTCTTGCATATCCAGAATTTGTATAGGTCTTTCCTCGTATGACATGTTTGGAGTAAACTCCAGTGGTTCATTGTAACGTTCACTACTTTTGAACTTTAAAatgttaataattttttttttttcgaaactTGCACAATTCAACATTTCCAAAATCCAAAatttatttaacatttaaaatctcaagtgcaaaaaaatccataaatcgtCAATTAACAAAAATCCTATGTCAACCATTAACATGATCaaaactaatttaaaattaaagcatgaaaat
Encoded here:
- the LOC140836207 gene encoding strychnine-11-hydroxylase-like isoform X2 — protein: MFLLLVVLSFSIFFLLNLFKDKNIKKTGQLPPGPKGLPIIGNLHQFDPAHPHLCLYDFAKTYGPLMSMKFGFRAAIVVSSARVAKLALKNNDMALSGRPRLIALNKLTYNGSDISASSYNATWREMRKIGILHLFSAKQVVSFRPVREDEVSCMIEDMIEKSKSNKLINISRSMFLLTNSFICRAGFGKKYDDQEKRGFNDLFKENQAMLAEFFDIFIAGTETSATLIVWAMTSLMKTPRAMKKAQEEVRNLVDNKGAVDEDDVPNLPYLKAIIKETLRLFPPAPLSIPRETIERCTIDGYEIRPKTVVYVNVHAIGLDPEYWENPTEFNPDRFLDSTIDYRGQDFGLLPFGSGRRGCPGINMGIAIVELALANLLYTFDWELPIGMKKEDIDMETSPGITVAKKNDLCLVGKCHTYKYQNHVNHEWLKFL
- the LOC140836207 gene encoding strychnine-11-hydroxylase-like isoform X1; the encoded protein is MFLLLVVLSFSIFFLLNLFKDKNIKKTGQLPPGPKGLPIIGNLHQFDPAHPHLCLYDFAKTYGPLMSMKFGFRAAIVVSSARVAKLALKNNDMALSGRPRLIALNKLTYNGSDISASSYNATWREMRKIGILHLFSAKQVVSFRPVREDEVSCMIEDMIEKSKSNKLINISRSMFLLTNSFICRAGFGKKYDDQEKRGFNDLFKENQAMLAEFFVGDYFPSLGWIDKLRGMNSRLEKVFRDLDKFCQELIEDHLDPKRPKSMDGDILDLLIGLKQGGATSVHLEWENIKGILIDIFIAGTETSATLIVWAMTSLMKTPRAMKKAQEEVRNLVDNKGAVDEDDVPNLPYLKAIIKETLRLFPPAPLSIPRETIERCTIDGYEIRPKTVVYVNVHAIGLDPEYWENPTEFNPDRFLDSTIDYRGQDFGLLPFGSGRRGCPGINMGIAIVELALANLLYTFDWELPIGMKKEDIDMETSPGITVAKKNDLCLVGKCHTYKYQNHVNHEWLKFL